In the Quercus lobata isolate SW786 chromosome 5, ValleyOak3.0 Primary Assembly, whole genome shotgun sequence genome, one interval contains:
- the LOC115989568 gene encoding uncharacterized protein LOC115989568 — translation MSSMKRNATPSPSQPPPSDVDDQSPNITEEVDHAMNEFYNGNPTKALSLVKDILSRHPNSALAHNTLSYLLDKSLDSTATPDHKKLKNAKSSVNSSKRAVELCPISLSFWYSYVIALVKLAYNDNNAGFEAVIQACDTSLSIENPIVHGEDEIDLIRKNLRLFKLRSVYLIDTKYLGSITNEIQELQDRKEEIELRAVSARKNFKTQELASSDNKRKLKNVKKVAADVDTVATRVKAYWNHGMSMDQKKDLLRIGIEDLKLHFAKNNSPAAMAVFMQAVEYVKVAKNWKFWTCCCCSERFFDVELNREHIKSVHLGTFSDESQSVMPEIEFDSVHDTVESRKWGPVDVIAAKKMMEDLSRNRRGDEGLNESTVFMNQKEWPYCKDSRRDKVINEIRARLRLFLRVRFFVSSHLLVFMDLIMEMLKKRIPEQLLKEHWMNRTLLSACFLDISELNRVLKFLDDLAHICGLYGLCSSLAKDKIRGEFRVAYHEKIVFNEDFSCVVFDKRMLHGELLVPNDGAAVTSSANAEIVLNDDECKDAIMDWLLKGGTNINIGEQLKQWANLRETSRSQGKDFFKIYEAEFHRMQNILEKKILYLRYIKVFQNLDSICVEEDKRREEFGRKPLSYESLLSERERQTKNTYDGNFESDIIWYILEENHEDNEIKLEIKRHISEINEKLYKFDGIIRTTTIAMQQTGKKIEAVTAYDYRSIMVPLLKSFILERLDELAKKDAEEKSKAAAKALLSEPDLDDKKNTTDKGCGDARQGKGKSKEKMKKKNKRKPKELQATGGSKEHQENVEQISFPAEHGGDNPPNPEIFGPVITDELGQDKPKLMPEEEKEQRTLEEHLEDQRHVENEAKQERLAELNKAGSSAGNMEKKCLRRINFDDFNWKYFYQAQGVKLDEK, via the exons ATGAGCAGCATGAAACGCAACGCAACCCCATCTCCCTCTCAACCTCCACCGTCCGATGTTGATGATCAATCACCCAACATCACCGAAGAAGTCGATCACGCCATGAACGAATTCTACAATGGGAACCCCACCAAAGCCTTGAGTCTTGTCAAGGACATCCTATCTCGCCACCCAAACTCCGCGCTTGCTCATAACACACTCAGCTACCTTCTCGACAAAAGCCTCGACTCTACTGCCACTCCCGACCACAAAAAGCTCAAAAATGCCAAGAGTTCCGTCAACTCTTCCAAGCGAGCAGTCGAGTTATGCcccatctctctctccttctgGTACTCATACGTCATTGCACTCGTCAAATTAGCCTACAATGACAACAATGCTGGCTTCGAAGCTGTGATCCAAGCGTGTGATACCAGTTTATCCATCGAAAACCCCATTGTTCACGGGGAGGACGAAATTGATTTAATCAGAAAGAACCTCAGACTCTTCAAATTGAGAAGCGTGTATCTCATAGACACTAAATATTTGGGAAGCATAACGAATGAGATTCAAGAACTACAAGACAGAAAGGAAGAGATCGAACTGAGAGCTGTTTCGGCAAGGAAGAACTTCAAAACACAAGAATTGGCCTCGTCAGATAACAAAAGAAAGCTCAAGAACGTAAAGAAAGTTGCGGCTGATGTTGACACGGTGGCGACACGAGTCAAGGCCTATTGGAACCACGGGATGAGTATGGATCAAAAGAAGGATTTGTTGAGGATTGGAATCGAAGACCTTAAACTGCATTTTGCTAAGAATAATTCACCGGCGGCAATGGCAGTGTTTATGCAGGCAGTGGAGTATGTGAAGGTGGCGAAGAATTGGAAGTTTTGGACGTGTTGTTGTTGCAGTGAGAGGTTTTTTGACGTCGAATTGAATAGGGAGCATATCAAGAGTGTGCATTTAGGGACTTTCTCCGATGAATCACAATCAGTCATGCCGGAAATTGAATTTGATTCAGTCCATGACACCGTTGAATCAAGAAAGTGGGGACCTGTGGACGTGATCGCCGCTAAGAAAATGATGGAAGATTTGTCAAGAAACAGGCGTGGAGATGAAGGCCTAAATGAGTCTACAGTTTTCATGAACCAGAAAGAATGGCCTTATTGCAAAGATAGCAGGCGTGACAAGGTCATTAATGAAATTCGAGCAAGGTTACGCCTGTTCTTGAGGGttagattttttgtttcaaGTCATCTTTTAGTGTTCATGGACTTGATAATGGAAATGCTTAAGAAGCGAATCCCGGAACAGCTGCTTAAGGAACATTGGATGAACCGCACTCTGCTTTCAGCATGCTTTCTTGACATCTCAGAGCTTAATCGTGTGCTCAAGTTCTTGGACGACCTCGCTCATATTTGTGGGTTATACGGGCTCTGCTCCAGTCTTGCAAAGGATAAGATTAGAGGTGAGTTTCGTGTTGCTTATCATGAGAAGATTGTATTCAATGAGGACTTCTCTTGTGTAGTTTTTGACAAGAGAATGTTGCATGGAGAGCTTCTTGTGCCGAATGATGGAGCCGCTGTTACTTCTAGTGCTAATGCTGAAATCGTATTAAATGATGATGAGTGTAAAGATGCTATTATGGATTGGTTATTGAAGGGAGGTACTAATATTAATATTGGGGAGCAGTTGAAGCAGTGGGCAAATTTGAGAGAAACAAGTAGAAGTCAAGGGAAAGATTTTTTCAAGATCTATGAGGCTGAATTTCACCGGATGCAGAACATTCTTGAGAAAAAAATACTGTATTTGAGATACATTAAGgtatttcagaatttggatagTATATGCGttgaagaagataaaagaagGGAAGAGTTTGGGCGCAAACCATTGAGTTACGAGTCTCTCTTGTCAGAACGGGAGAGGCAGACTAAGAACACATATGATGGGAATTTTGAGTCGGATATCATATGGTATATTTTGGAAGAAAATCACGAggacaatgaaataaaattagagaTCAAGAGGCATATTAGTGAGATAAATGAAAAG CTTTACAAATTTGATGGTATAATCAGGACAACTACAATTGCTATGCAGCAGAcgggaaagaaaattgaagCGGTAACTGCTTATGACTACCGATCAATTATGGTGCCCCTGCTCAAGTCATTCATTCTG GAACGCCTGGATGAACTGGCTAAAAAAGATGCAGAAGAGAAGTCTAAGGCTGCAGCAAAAGCATTGTTATCAGAACCTGATCTTGATGACAAGAAGAACACCACTGACAAAGGATGTGGTGATGCGAGACAAGGGAAGggaaaatcaaaggaaaaaatgaagaaaaagaataaaagaaagccAAAGGAATTACAG gcAACTGGAGGTAGCAAAGAGCATCAGGAAAATGTGGAGCAAAT TTCCTTTCCTGCTGAGCATGGCGGAGATAACCCTCCTAATCCAGAGATTTTTGGTCCTGTAATCACTGATGAACTGGGGCAAGACAAACCGAAACTTATGCCTGAGGAGGAGAAAGAGCAAAGAACGCTTGAAGAGCATTTGGAGGACCAGAGGCACGTTGAGAATGAGGCCAAACAAGAGCGCCTTGCGGAGCTAAATAAAGCTGGAAGCAGTGCAGGAAATATGGAAAAAAAGTGCCTTAGGCGCATTAACTTTGATGACTTTAACTGGAAGTATTTTTATCAAGCTCAGGGTGTCAAATTGGAtgagaaatga
- the LOC115993105 gene encoding uncharacterized protein LOC115993105, translating into MRSKKRNATASPSHPPPSDVDDRSLTITKEVNGAIDELYNGHPTEALKLVKSTLSRHPNSALAHGTLSFIHLKISHLATIIDNYRPEMLEHIKRSVDSSKRAVQLCQDSLSFWFFHASALMALARNDANAGLEAVIEASDTGLAIQYKDNNPESWLTQSQSELHRMKLRLLRLKSKYFIDTKFLVIIKNEIQELQGRKEEIDERAIALRKNLKKVLNDETVATHVKDYWNDTMSMELKKDLLRIRIKSLKLHFDKKKSPQAVAVVMQAVEHVKAAKNWKFWTCCCCGERFFDVKLNAEHLKSAHLGTLSDELRSVEPKIVSDSIHDSVKSIKWRPVDVVAAVKMMEDLSRKEGEDEVFLKQKWPYCIDIEREAIINKIRALLDQFLSIRCFVRSHLQGLMFVIMDMLKKRIPEQLLKEHCMNRTLLSACFLDISELNRVFEFLDNLGNICGLHGLCKSLVNDEVRGEPCEKLVFNEDFSFVEFDKRMLSGQLVVPNDGAAVTSSAVDEIELNDDEHKDAIVDWLLKGGTNIGEQLKQWKNLIETCRSQGKEFFKIYEAEFHQMQNICEKKIECLRDFKECQNLDSICAEEDKRREEFGNEPLSYEPLLSKRERQIKNTNDENFESDIIWKILVGHHVDNEIKLEIKRLIGETAAKICKCDAIIRTTTIAMQQTAKKIDTVTACDYRSILVPLLKSFMRVRLEDPANKDAKKKYEAVEEAFLSEFELDDKKKTDKGGGNARQGQRKSKDKKKKKDKRRPKELKATGGSEEQQENVEQISSPAAHDGNDPTYPEIVGPVTTDELEQEERKLTPEEEKEQRMLEEHLEYQRQIENEAKQKRLAELNKAGSSAGNMEKMSLRRINFDDFKWKYYYQAQGVKLDEKLRKFEE; encoded by the exons ATGAGAAGCAAGAAACGCAATGCAACTGCCTCTCCTTCTCACCCTCCACCGTCTGATGTTGATGATCGATCACTCACCATCACCAAAGAAGTCAATGGCGCCATTGATGAACTTTACAATGGGCACCCAACCGAAGCCCTCAAACTTGTCAAGTCCACCCTATCCCGCCACCCAAACTCCGCTCTTGCACACGGCACCCTCAGCTTCATCCACTTAAAAATCTCGCATTTAGCCACCATCATCGACAATTACCGCCCCGAGATGCTCGAACATATCAAGAGATCCGTCGACTCATCTAAGCGAGCGGTGCAGTTATGTCAAGACTCCCTCTCCTTCTGGTTCTTCCACGCTTCCGCACTAATGGCATTAGCCAGAAACGACGCCAATGCCGGCTTAGAAGCCGTGATTGAAGCATCTGATACCGGTTTAGCCATCCAATACAAGGACAACAACCCCGAAAGTTGGCTCACACAGTCCCAAAGTGAATTACACAGAATGAAACTCAGGCTCCTCAGATTGAAAAGCAAGTATTTCATTGACACTAAATTTTTGGTAATCATAAAGAATGAAATTCAAGAACTAcaaggaagaaaggaagagaTCGATGAGAGAGCTATTGCGTTGAGGAAGAACCTCAAGAAAGTGTTGAACGATGAAACTGTGGCGACCCATGTCAAGGATTACTGGAATGACACGATGAGTATGGAGCTAAAGAAGGATTTGTTGAGGATTCGAATCAAAAGCCTTAAACTGcattttgataagaaaaaatCACCGCAGGCTGTGGCGGTGGTGATGCAGGCGGTGGAACACGTGAAGGCGGCAAAGAATTGGAAGTTTTGGACGTGTTGTTGTTGTGGCGAGAGGTTTTTTGACGTAAAATTGAATGCAGAGCATCTGAAGAGTGCGCATTTAGGGACTTTATCTGATGAGTTACGGTCTGTAGAGCCGAAAATTGTATCTGATTCAATCCATGACTCCGTTAAATCAATAAAATGGAGACCCGTGGATGTGGTCGCCGCTGTGAAAATGATGGAAGATTTGTCAAGAAAAGAGGGTGAAGATGAAGTTTTCTTGAAACAAAAATGGCCTTATTGCATCGATATAGAACGTGAAGCGATCATTAATAAAATCCGAGCACTATTAGACCAGTTCTTGAGCATTAGATGTTTCGTTCGGAGCCATCTTCAAGGGTTAATGTTCGTGATAATGGATATGCTGAAGAAGCGAATCCCAGAACAGTTGCTTAAGGAACATTGTATGAACCGCACTCTGCTCTCGGCGTGCTTTCTTGACATCTCAGAGCTTAATCGTGTGTTTGAGTTTTTGGATAATCTTGGCAATATTTGTGGGTTACACGGGCTCTGCAAGAGTCTTGTGAATGATGAGGTTAGAGGTGAGCCATGTGAGAAGCTTGTTTTTAATGAGGACTTCTCTTTTGTTGAATTTGACAAGAGAATGTTGAGTGGACAGCTTGTTGTGCCAAATGATGGAGCTGCTGTTACTTCTAGTGCTGTTGATGAAATCGAACTAAATGATGATGAACATAAAGATGCTATTGTGGATTGGTTATTGAAGGGAGGTACTAATATTGGGGAGCAATTGAAGCAGTGGAAAAATTTGATAGAAACTTGTAGAAGTCAAGGGAAAGAGTTTTTCAAGATCTACGAGGCTGAATTTCACCAGATGCAGAatatttgtgagaaaaaaatagagtGCTTGAGAGACTTTAAGGAATGTCAGAATTTGGATAGTATATGTGCTGAAGAAGATAAGAGAAGGGAAGAGTTTGGGAATGAACCATTGAGTTATGAGCCTCTCTTATCAAAGCGGGAGAGACAGATTAAGAACACAAATGATGAGAATTTTGAGTCAGATATCATATGGAAAATTTTGGTAGGACATCATGTggacaatgaaataaaattggagATTAAAAGGCTGATTGGTGAGACGGCAGCAAAG ATTTGCAAATGTGATGCTATAATCAGGACAACTACTATTGCTATGCAGCAGACAGCTAAGAAAATTGATACGGTAACTGCTTGTGATTACCGATCAATTTTGGTGCCCCTGCTGAAGTCATTCATGCGG GTACGACTGGAAGATCCGGCCAACAAAGATGCAAAAAAGAAGTATGAGGCTGTTGAAGAAGCATTCTTATCAGAATTTGAACTTGATGACAAGAAAAAGACTGACAAAGGAGGTGGTAATGCAAGACAAGGACAGAGAAAATCAAaggataaaaagaagaaaaaggataaaagaAGGCCCAAGGAATTAAAG GCAACTGGAGGTAGCGAGGAGCAACAGGAAAATGTGGAGCAAat TTCTTCTCCAGCTGCGCATGATGGAAATGATCCTACTTATCCTGAGATTGTTGGTCCTGTAACCACTGATGAATTGGAGCAAGAGGAACGGAAACTTACACCTGAGGAGGAGAAAGAGCAAAGAATGCTTGAAGAGCATTTGGAGTATCAGAGGCAGATTGAGAATGAGGCCAAACAAAAGCGCCTTGCTGAGCTAAATAAAGCTGGAAGCAGTGCGGGAAATATGGAAAAAATGTCCCTTAGACGCATCAACTTTGATGACTTTAAATGGAAGTATTATTATCAAGCTCAGGGTGTCAAATTGGATGAGAAATTAAGGAAATTTGAAGAGTAG
- the LOC115990075 gene encoding uncharacterized protein LOC115990075 — MKIKKKRNARAPPSLSDVDDQSPTITKEVEDAMKENQNGNYTKALTLVEATLSQHPSSALALAALSFCHLKFVFSAEHSTTPVSSDDGLLQLAETFNHVKEAVDLSKRAVHLCPNSLACWFFHVNALFKLTEYDANAGHEPVIEACDAGLAIEFAPEDLATEPRIEEFRTCLRLIKLQSKYLIDTKYLENLKNEIQELQERKEEIEERAITASKNFETTELMPLPENKRKIKNLKKVVVLDVDTVERRVKTYWNDTMTMEQKKDLLRIQIEDLKLHFAKNKLAMEVMKQAVEYATGAKNWKFSSNTECRWCGERFFNAKLTGEHMKRVHLGTFSVELDSVRPEFLFDSLWDTVESGKWKPVNVVEAKKILEDLSRNEGGDKDFMKQKWPYCDDRRREEIINKIRAVLRQFVGIKCFCSSHLSALMNLILEMLKKQVPEQLLMEYGINRTLLSVCFLDISELNLVFEFLDDLANVCGLRRLVLSLGMETAIGEHSVANYEKIVFNEDFSCVVFDKRMLRGELMVSNDGAAVTSSTDDEIELNDDEYKDAILDWLLKGGTNIGEQLKQWTNLREASRSEGKELYKIYGVEFNRLLNICEKKVQYLRDIKVWQNLESICVKEDKRREEFGYEPVSYKYLLSNQRQIASTNGNIFELDILWNILREDHVDNEIKLLIEEQIDEMDAKLYKLDAIIRTTTVNMQQTGKKIKAVTNYDYRSILVPLLKSFMRAQLEEQANKDAEKKYEAVEEALLSEFDDLDKKKKTDKGGGNARQGQGNSKEKNKKRDKIKSKK, encoded by the exons atgaagatcaagaagaaaCGCAATGCACGTGCACCCCCATCACTCTCCGATGTTGATGATCAATCACCCACCATCACCAAAGAAGTGGAAGACGCCatgaaagaaaaccaaaatgGGAACTACACCAAAGCCTTGACTCTTGTCGAGGCCACTCTGTCCCAACACCCAAGCTCCGCTCTTGCTCTCGCTGCCCTCAGCTTCTGTCACTTAAAATTCGTGTTTTCTGCCGAACACTCCACCACTCCCGTTTCATCTGACGACGGTCTCCTCCAACTCGCCGAAACTTTCAATCACGTCAAAGAAGCGGTGGACTTATCCAAGCGAGCCGTGCACTTGTGCCCCAACTCCCTCGCCTGCTGGTTCTTCCATGTCAACGCACTCTTCAAGTTAACTGAATATGACGCCAATGCCGGCCATGAACCTGTGATAGAAGCTTGCGATGCTGGTTTAGCCATCGAATTTGCCCCAGAAGATTTGGCCACAGAGCCCCGAATTGAAGAATTCAGAACGTGTCTCAGACTCATCAAACTACAAAGCAAGTATCTCATAGACACTAAATACTTGGAAAATTTAAAGAATGAGATTCAAGAACTACAAGAACGAAAGGAAGAGATCGAAGAGAGAGCTATAACAGCGAGTAAGAACTTCGAAACGACAGAATTGATGCCTTTGCcagaaaacaaaaggaagatCAAGAACCTCAAGAAAGTAGTCGTGTTGGATGTCGACACGGTGGAGAGACGGGTCAAGACTTACTGGAATGACACGATGACTATGGAGCAAAAGAAGGATTTGTTGAGGATTCAAATCGAAGACCTTAAACTGCATTTTGCTAAGAACAAATTGGCCATGGAGGTGATGAAACAGGCGGTGGAGTACGCGACGGGGGCGAAGAATTGGAAGTTTTCAAGTAACACAGAGTGTCGTTGGTGcggagagaggtttttcaatGCCAAATTGACTGGTGAGCATATGAAGAGGGTGCATTTAGGGACTTTTTCCGTTGAGTTAGATTCAGTCCGTccagaatttttatttgattcacTCTGGGACACTGTTGAATCAGGAAAATGGAAACCCGTGAACGTGGTCGAAGCAAAGAAAATATTGGAAGATTTGTCAAGAAACGAGGGTGGAGATAAAGATTTCATGAAACAAAAGTGGCCTTATTGCGACGATAGACGGCGTGAAGAGATCATTAACAAAATTCGAGCAGTGTTACGCCAGTTCGTGGGTATAAAATGTTTTTGTTCTAGTCATCTTTCGGCGTTGATGAACTTGATATTGGAAATGCTGAAGAAGCAAGTCCCGGAACAGCTGCTTATGGAATATGGGATAAACCGGACCCTGCTTTCAGTGTGCTTTCTGGACATCTCTGAGCTTAATCTTGTGTTCGAGTTCTTGGATGATCTTGCCAATGTTTGTGGGTTACGGAGGCTCGTCTTGAGTCTTGGAATGGAGACGGCTATAGGTGAACATAGTGTTGCTAATTATGAGAAGATTGTTTTCAATGAGGACTTCTCTTGTGTAGTTTTCGACAAGAGAATGCTGCGTGGAGAGCTTATGGTGTCGAATGATGGAGCTGCTGTTACTTCTAGTACTGATGATGAAATCGAATTAAATGATGATGAATATAAAGATGCTATTTTGGATTGGTTATTGAAGGGAGGTACTAATATTGGGGAGCAATTAAAGCAGTGGACAAATTTGAGAGAAGCTAGTAGAAGTGAAGGGAAAGAGCTTTACAAGATCTATGGGGTTGAATTTAACCGGTTGCTGAAcatttgtgagaaaaaagtacAATATTTGAGAGACATTAAGGTATGGCAGAATTTGGAGAGTATATGTGTTAAAGAAgataagagaagagaagagttTGGGTACGAACCAGTGAGCTACAAGTATCTCTTGTCAAATCAGAGACAGATTGCAAGCACAAATGGTAATATTTTCGAGTTGGATATCTTATGGAATATTTTGAGAGAAGATCATGTggacaatgaaataaaattgttgATTGAGGAGCAGATTGATGAGATGGATGCAAAG CTTTACAAATTGGATGCTATAATTAGGACAACTACTGTAAATATGCAGCAGACAGGGAAGAAAATTAAAGCAGTAACTAATTATGACTACCGATCAATTTTGGTGCCCCTGCTGAAGTCATTCATGCGG GCACAACTGGAAGAACAGGCCAACAAAGATGCAGAAAAGAAGTATGAGGCTGTAGAAGAAGCATTGTTATCAGAATTTGATGAtcttgataaaaagaaaaagactgaCAAAGGAGGTGGTAATGCAAGACAAGGACAGGGAAAttccaaggaaaaaaataagaaaagggataaaataaagtcaaagaaataa
- the LOC115989183 gene encoding uncharacterized protein LOC115989183 gives MATLKCVHQATGSSKERQENAEQISLPAEHGGDNPPNPEIVGPVITDELGQEKQKLRPEEEKEPLEYQRQIENKAEQKRLAELNKAGSSEGNMEQTSLRHISFDNFNWKYFHQAQGAKSEEK, from the exons ATGGCAACATTAAAATGCGTACATCAG GCAACCGGAAGTAGCAAAGAGCGACAGGAAAATGCGGAGCAAAT TTCCCTTCCAGCTGAACATGGCGGAGATAATCCTCCTAATCCAGAGATTGTTGGCCCTGTAATCACTGATGAACTGGGACAAGAAAAACAGAAACTTAGGCCTGAGGAGGAGAAAGAGCCTTTGGAGTATCAGAGGCAGATTGAAAATAAGGCCGAACAAAAGCGCCTTGCTGAGCTAAATAAAGCTGGAAGCAGTGAAGGAAATATGGAACAAACGTCCCTTCGTCACATCAGCTTTGATAACTTTAACTGGAAATATTTTCATCAAGCTCAGGGTGCCAAATCGGAAGAGaaatga
- the LOC115990076 gene encoding uncharacterized protein LOC115990076, with amino-acid sequence MSLLLKRQREIKSTNGYNFESDMIFDILGEEQVEDNEIRFVIMNQINKMAEKLYKFDAIVRTATIAMQQTGKKIESVTAYDYRSYMVPLLKSFMRARLEDLAYKDAEEKSKAATEALLSELDLSDKKGPDKGGGRARQRQGKSKDKKKKKDHRKAEELKVLVIVLFLFYGSYSCLKLKV; translated from the exons ATGTCTCTCTTGTTAAAGAGACAGAGGGAGATTAAGAGCACAAATGGTTATAATTTTGAGTCAGATATGATATTCGATATTTTGGGAGAAGAACAAGTTGAGGACAATGAAATAAGATTCGTGATCATGAATCAGATTAATAAGATGGCTGAAAAG CTTTACAAATTTGATGCTATTGTCAGGACGGCTACCATTGCAATGCAGCAGActgggaagaaaattgagtCAGTAACTGCTTATGACTACCGATCATATATGGTGCCCCTGCTGAAGTCATTCATGCGG gCACGCCTGGAGGATCTGGCTTACAAAGATGCTGAAGAGAAGTCTAAGGCTGCAACAGAAGCATTGTTGTCAGAACTTGATCTTAGTGACAAGAAGGGTCCTGACAAAGGAGGTGGTAGGGCAAGACAAAGACAGGGAAAATCCAaggataaaaagaagaaaaaggatcACAGAAAGGCAGAGGAACTAAAGGTCTTAGTtattgttctctttcttttttatggtaGTTACAGTTGTCTAAAGCTCAAGGTGTAA